A window of Haliscomenobacter hydrossis DSM 1100 contains these coding sequences:
- a CDS encoding fatty acid desaturase family protein yields MTNISADTHASFKKALFERLNNYFEVNRLSKKGNWEMTLKVTFALAWWIGSYFLLYAADWTYPQFFGLYLLQGLGQIFMFLNIAHDANHNSISNNRFINKTLSYVLDACGISSYLWRVMHNKGHHAVMNVYGEDEGIFAHGIFRFSPDAPWRKSHRFQHIYVFFMYAITTLDFIFVKDFEYLFFKNNKHVEHVKYPLSEWIIIIGSKIIYLTYMIVLPVLILGFSVGQVVLAFLITHFIMGLIAAWIIQVAHLLDINEFPHARHDHDFVDHIFATTTDYATRSRIANFICGGLNHHVVHHIFPQVAHTHYPKLTKIVRETAAEFGVDYRENVYMYQAMAHHVKLLKLLGHPPAQMAL; encoded by the coding sequence ATGACAAATATTTCTGCTGATACCCATGCCTCCTTCAAAAAAGCCTTGTTTGAACGGCTGAACAATTATTTTGAAGTGAATCGGCTTTCTAAAAAGGGGAACTGGGAAATGACGCTCAAAGTTACTTTCGCTTTGGCGTGGTGGATTGGCAGTTATTTCCTGCTTTATGCTGCGGATTGGACTTACCCGCAGTTTTTCGGGTTGTACCTCCTCCAAGGTCTGGGGCAGATCTTCATGTTTCTCAACATTGCCCATGATGCCAACCACAACTCCATTTCCAACAATCGATTCATCAACAAAACTTTGAGTTACGTGCTCGACGCTTGTGGCATCAGTTCCTACCTGTGGCGCGTCATGCACAACAAAGGCCATCATGCGGTGATGAACGTTTACGGAGAAGACGAGGGCATTTTTGCACACGGTATTTTTCGGTTTTCCCCGGATGCACCCTGGAGGAAGAGCCATCGCTTTCAGCACATCTATGTCTTTTTTATGTATGCCATTACTACCCTGGATTTTATTTTTGTCAAAGACTTTGAGTACCTGTTCTTCAAAAACAACAAGCATGTAGAACATGTAAAGTATCCCCTGAGCGAGTGGATCATCATCATTGGTAGCAAGATCATTTACCTCACGTACATGATTGTATTGCCCGTGCTTATTCTTGGTTTTTCGGTAGGACAGGTCGTGCTGGCATTCCTGATTACCCATTTCATTATGGGACTTATCGCCGCCTGGATCATTCAAGTGGCACATTTGCTCGACATCAACGAGTTTCCTCACGCGCGCCATGACCACGATTTTGTCGATCATATTTTTGCCACAACCACCGACTACGCGACCCGCAGCCGCATCGCCAATTTCATCTGTGGCGGCTTGAATCACCATGTGGTACACCACATTTTTCCGCAGGTAGCCCATACGCACTACCCCAAACTGACGAAAATAGTGCGTGAAACCGCCGCTGAATTCGGGGTGGATTACCGCGAAAACGTCTACATGTATCAGGCCATGGCCCATCACGTGAAACTACTCAAACTACTTGGACACCCCCCGGCTCAAATGGCACTTTGA
- a CDS encoding fatty acyl-AMP ligase, whose protein sequence is MNSIFERLDTWAEKQPDKLLFSFLDISGNQTEKYSYSEFIYRTNAIASSLHNEHGFSSGDRILLAYPPGLEMICAFFACARLGLIPVPAYPPTSHGFESSLNKMTYIAKDCQAKAILTSRDYYWSVKLNMSRTNIAESLFSTSYISKLNWINTEDFRDVNKNGFPKGHSDILFLQYTSGSTSEPKGVMVSHQNILHNCDLATDFVPVGVSWLPQYHDMGLIGYYIYIALKGGTTYGFSPLDFIQRPALWLESITKYKATASSAPNFAFEYCLQPGKISEKTLESLDLSSLEYLMTAAEPVIPSTYTRFLKFFEPHGLKPESLFAAFGLAENTLAVTNYGRTYVSVDPVAFKQNKLKLLPQLSEPSCGTNIMNCGAPQGDIIVRIVDPHTRHALKEGQIGEVWIAGKSKCLGYWDKPELTKKLFQASIVGENQNANNYLRTGDIGFMHQDELYICGRAKDMIIIRGLNYYPQDIEKIVEQTAPAYVRHGFTAAFDVFEGEEKLVVLVGVKNPKNLPDPVPIVDAIRKGLNVQTHIIAFISAREIPKTSSGKIMRHKAKELWEAGQLNVLQQYSGAVEVDHLHDESKGPVSPFEELKLKYGFQGNETYSLGKAGLESIDLAVLLHDIKELLKDKGADELSKQIDIRLIQEISISELFELVNQFDNASALAILRLKNMIGRLQKEHTALEQKMMLSDTHLTFDPTAPVYPKHHKATDVLLTGGTGFFGPFILKSILEQTDQRVYVLIRAANEEQGMERLLAAMDSVEPLSPQLTVLFKQRVIPVCGDLGQHQLGLSRDKWDFLANQVQEIYHNGATVNYLFNYDKMRNVNVIGTNEILKLAFDGTPKIFNHISTTFIFGWAVKDVLYETDSNDNINLLDFGYSQTKWVSEQIVKDAMSRGLKGRIFRPALITPSINGGGHNFDISIRLIAFMVNNGIGVDAQNQISFSPADMAASNIVAISNLPETINRTFHVTRDEYANMGDITDIITKLTGTKFEIFKLKEFVPVIIDRCTKGDLLFPLLDFLVRSVENISAMEFKLYDNSNYRNGRNASPVGRLDPTLEETVRGILLFLQKNEIINVDFLPTEQGEEVVHVALQRSVEAS, encoded by the coding sequence ATGAATTCTATTTTTGAACGACTCGATACCTGGGCGGAAAAGCAACCAGACAAACTTCTCTTTTCTTTTCTTGACATTTCTGGCAACCAGACGGAGAAGTATAGTTATAGTGAGTTTATTTACCGCACGAATGCCATAGCAAGCAGCCTTCACAATGAACATGGTTTCTCGTCGGGCGACCGGATTCTCCTGGCTTACCCGCCGGGACTGGAGATGATTTGCGCTTTTTTTGCCTGTGCCCGCCTGGGGCTGATACCAGTACCCGCGTATCCGCCAACTTCGCACGGGTTTGAGTCTTCGCTCAATAAGATGACGTATATTGCCAAAGATTGTCAGGCCAAAGCCATCCTCACCAGCCGGGATTATTATTGGTCGGTGAAACTGAACATGTCTCGGACCAACATCGCGGAGTCCCTCTTCAGCACTAGTTATATCTCCAAACTCAACTGGATCAATACCGAAGATTTTAGGGACGTCAACAAAAATGGCTTTCCGAAGGGTCATAGCGATATTTTGTTTCTGCAATATACCTCCGGTTCTACCAGCGAGCCTAAAGGCGTGATGGTCTCCCATCAAAACATCCTGCACAACTGTGACCTGGCCACCGATTTTGTTCCTGTTGGCGTAAGCTGGCTGCCCCAGTACCACGATATGGGACTCATCGGCTATTATATCTACATTGCCTTGAAAGGAGGAACCACTTACGGTTTTTCCCCCCTCGACTTCATTCAGCGCCCGGCTTTGTGGCTGGAAAGTATTACCAAATACAAGGCAACTGCTTCTTCCGCGCCCAATTTCGCCTTCGAATATTGTCTACAACCGGGTAAGATCTCGGAGAAGACCCTGGAAAGCCTGGATCTGAGCTCTCTGGAATACCTGATGACCGCTGCCGAACCCGTCATTCCTTCGACCTACACGCGGTTTCTGAAATTTTTTGAACCCCATGGCCTCAAGCCAGAGTCTTTATTTGCCGCCTTTGGACTGGCAGAGAACACCCTGGCGGTTACCAACTATGGTCGTACTTACGTTTCGGTAGACCCGGTAGCTTTCAAGCAGAACAAGCTCAAGTTGCTGCCGCAATTGTCCGAACCTTCTTGCGGGACCAACATCATGAATTGTGGAGCACCACAAGGCGATATCATCGTGAGAATTGTGGATCCCCATACCCGCCATGCCCTCAAGGAAGGCCAGATTGGCGAAGTATGGATTGCGGGCAAGAGCAAATGTCTGGGGTACTGGGACAAGCCGGAACTGACCAAAAAACTCTTCCAGGCCAGCATCGTGGGTGAAAATCAGAATGCCAACAACTACCTGCGCACCGGCGATATCGGGTTTATGCACCAGGATGAACTGTACATCTGTGGCCGCGCCAAAGACATGATCATCATCCGGGGTCTCAACTATTACCCTCAGGATATTGAAAAAATTGTAGAGCAAACCGCGCCAGCTTATGTGCGCCACGGCTTTACTGCTGCTTTCGACGTATTCGAAGGTGAGGAAAAACTGGTGGTTCTGGTTGGGGTCAAAAACCCCAAAAACCTGCCCGACCCAGTTCCAATCGTAGATGCCATCCGCAAAGGGCTGAATGTTCAAACCCACATCATCGCCTTTATATCCGCGCGGGAAATACCCAAAACCAGTTCCGGTAAAATCATGCGGCACAAGGCCAAAGAGCTCTGGGAGGCCGGGCAACTCAATGTCTTGCAGCAGTATTCAGGAGCAGTGGAAGTAGACCATCTACACGACGAATCCAAGGGCCCAGTTTCGCCTTTCGAAGAATTAAAGCTCAAATACGGCTTTCAGGGCAATGAGACTTACTCCCTGGGCAAAGCCGGGCTGGAATCTATTGATCTGGCGGTTCTTCTGCACGACATCAAGGAACTGCTTAAAGACAAAGGTGCCGATGAACTGTCCAAACAAATTGACATCCGGCTCATTCAGGAAATCTCCATTTCGGAGTTGTTTGAACTGGTGAATCAATTTGACAATGCCTCTGCGCTGGCCATTTTGCGTTTGAAAAACATGATTGGCCGTTTGCAAAAAGAACATACCGCACTGGAGCAAAAAATGATGCTGAGCGATACGCACCTCACCTTTGACCCAACTGCTCCAGTTTATCCGAAACACCATAAAGCTACTGATGTACTACTCACCGGCGGTACGGGTTTCTTTGGCCCTTTCATCCTGAAAAGCATCCTCGAACAAACCGACCAACGGGTTTATGTACTCATCCGGGCAGCAAATGAAGAACAGGGCATGGAACGCCTGCTGGCTGCCATGGATTCAGTAGAGCCCCTGTCGCCGCAGCTCACTGTTTTGTTCAAGCAACGGGTCATCCCGGTATGTGGTGACCTTGGACAGCATCAGCTCGGACTGAGCCGCGACAAATGGGATTTCCTGGCCAATCAGGTCCAGGAAATCTACCACAATGGCGCGACGGTCAACTACCTGTTCAATTACGATAAAATGCGTAACGTCAACGTCATTGGCACCAATGAAATCCTCAAATTGGCCTTTGATGGTACGCCCAAAATTTTCAACCACATTTCCACCACGTTTATCTTTGGTTGGGCAGTGAAAGACGTGCTCTACGAAACGGACTCCAACGACAACATCAACCTCCTCGATTTTGGCTACAGCCAAACCAAGTGGGTATCGGAACAGATTGTCAAAGACGCGATGAGCCGTGGCCTCAAAGGGCGGATTTTCCGCCCGGCGCTGATCACGCCTTCCATCAATGGAGGAGGTCATAATTTCGACATCTCGATTCGCCTGATTGCGTTTATGGTAAACAATGGCATCGGGGTAGATGCGCAGAACCAGATCAGCTTTTCTCCTGCCGATATGGCCGCCAGCAACATTGTGGCCATCTCTAACTTGCCGGAAACCATCAACCGGACTTTCCACGTCACCCGGGATGAATACGCCAACATGGGTGACATCACCGACATCATTACCAAACTGACCGGAACGAAGTTTGAGATATTCAAACTCAAGGAGTTTGTGCCGGTCATCATTGATCGCTGTACCAAAGGCGACTTGCTCTTCCCGCTGCTCGATTTTTTGGTGCGGTCGGTGGAGAACATTTCCGCGATGGAGTTCAAACTCTACGACAACAGCAATTACCGGAATGGCCGAAATGCCTCTCCGGTTGGAAGACTCGATCCTACCCTGGAAGAGACAGTGCGAGGGATTTTGCTGTTCCTGCAAAAAAACGAGATCATCAATGTCGATTTTTTACCCACGGAGCAGGGGGAGGAAGTTGTTCATGTTGCCCTCCAGCGGAGTGTGGAAGCTTCATGA